The genomic window CTTGTTTTCGGCTTTAGCCTTGCAGGTTTCTGCACAGCAGAAAAAATACGTAATGGTGATTCACGGTGGTGCCGGCACCATTCTCAAAAAGAACATGAGTCCCGAAAAAGAGGCTGCTTATATCGCTGCCTTAACAAAAGCACTAAATGCAGGTTACGCAGAAATTAAAGCAGGTAAATCGAGCCTCGATGCCGTTGAAGCAACCATTCATGTTTTAGAAAACGATCCACATTTTAATGCTGGCAAAGGTGCTGTTTTTACACATGATGGCAGAAATGAGCTCGACGCCGCAATAATGGATGGAAAAACCTTAATGGCGGGATCCGTTGCTGGAGTGACTACCATAAAAAATCCAATTTCTGCAGCCAGAGCAGTGATGGAAAAATCCGAACATGTAATGATGGTTGGCGCAGGTGCCGATCAGTTTGCAAAAGAAGTCGGATTGGAAATCGTTAATCCTAAATATTTCTGGACCAAGGAACGTTGGGATGGCTTACAACAGGCCATTAAAGAAGATTCTACCAAAGCAGTGTTAGATCATGGAAGTAAAAAATCGGAATTATTTGGTGTTAAAAATCACGATTATAAATTTGGTACAGTGGGCTGCGTGGCTTTAGATCAGGCTGGAAACCTGGCAGCGGGAACTTCAACCGGTGGTATGACGAACAAAAAATACGGACGTGTGGGTGATGCGCCGATTATAGGGGCAGGTACTTACTGCAATAATGAAACAGCCGGTATTTCCTGTACCGGTTGGGGAGAGTTTTATATCCGTAATGTGGTGGCCAAAACGATTTCCGATTTAATGGAATATAAGGGCTTATCTGTTGCAGAGGCATCAAAAATTGCTTTAGATAAAGTAGGCAAAATGGGTGGCGACGGTGGTTTAATTGCTTTAGATAAAAAAGGAAATATGACTATGCCCTTTAATACCGAGGGAATGTATAGAGGTGCAATTACTGCCGACGGTAGAATTGAAGTGAGTATTTATAAATAAAATTATTTTAAGATTACGCTGTTCAATATTCCATAGCAAGCCAAAACACCTAAAAAAATAAAGATGACACTTATAGAATTTGTAAAAAAAGTATTCTCCAATTTAACCTTTCAGGTTATTCTTGCCATCATAATAGGGATCAATGTTGGGATTTTCTTCCCAGGTTTTGCGCCTACCGCTAAATTGATCAGTCAGGGTTTTATCAACCTGATTAGCATGTTAATCGCACCAATTATATTCTTTACCATTGTTTTAGGTATTGCTCACATGGGCGATATGAAAAAAGTAGGCCGAGTAGGAGGCAAAGCATTATTGTATTTCGAAATTGTAAGTACCGTAGCTATTGCAATTGGTTTATTGGTGGCCAATGTTTTAAAGCCGGGTGTCGGGATGATCACTAAGGCTAGCGATGCTACAAAAATTGTTGGTTATGCCGAGCAGGCAAAAGATATGAACTGGGCAGAATTCTTTCTGCATATTATCCCTCATAATGTGATTGCTGCTTTTGCTGAGGGAAACATTTTACAGATTTTGCTGTTTGCCATTCTTTTTGGTTATGGGCTGAATAAATTGGGCGGAGAGGGAACAAGCGTTTTAAATGCCTTCGATAAAATATCGAAAGTACTCTTCAAAATTATGAAGGTGATTATGCGTTTAGCGCCAATTGGTGCTTTCGGCGGGATGGCTTTTAGCATCGGTACGCATGGTTTGGAAAGTTTAGTGGGCATGGCCAAACTAATGGGTTCGGTTTATTTAACCTGCATCCTATTCATTTTTATTGTTTTAAACGGAATTTGCCGCTACTATAACTTTAGCTTGTGGGCTTACCTGAAATATATCCGACAGGAAATTTTAATTGTACTGGGTACTTCTTCTTCCGAATCGGCCTTGCCAAGCATGATGCAGAAAATGGAAGCCATCGGCTGCGATAAATCAGTTGTTGGTTTGGTTATTCCTACCGGCTATTCTTTTAATCTTGATGGAACTGCAATTTACCTGGCCATGGCCGTTATATTTCTTTGTCAGGTTTTTCATGTCGATTTATCCTTAGGTCAACAGATTACAGTTTTAGGCGTGCTTATGGTTACTTCTAAAGGTGCAGCTGGGGTAACGGGGAGCGGCTTTATTGTTTTGGTATCAACCTTAACCGCTTTGAAAATTATGCCGATAGAACATATCTCCATATTAATTGGTGTAGACCGTTTTATGAGCGAAGCAAGGGCCATAACCAATGTAATCGGAAACGGCGTGGCTACCATAGTAATTGCTAAAAGTGAAAACCAGTTTGATGAGGCAAAGTATCAGAAAGCAATTCAACCTGCAATGATAGAAAAAGCAGAGGAGGTGTAGTTTGGAGCTATCCTCTCGAAGCGTCACCCTGTCCAGATTCATCGGGATCAGGGTCTTAATAGCAGGAAAGATGCTGAAATAAATTCAGCATGATGAACACTTCTAAAAGCCTTCTACCCTCAACCTTTACACCTTCAACCTTTTTTATGTACCTTTGTGTTAGAAACATGCACACAGCTTGTTTAATTAATCCATAGCACATTGGCTCAAGAAGAACAAAATAACCGCAAAGAAAAAAGCGAGTTACACCCACGCAACAAACACCGTTCGCGTTACAATTTCAAACAACTTATTGCAACCTCAAAAGAATTAAAACGTTTCGTTTTTAAAAACGAACACAATGATGATTCTATCGATTTTGCAGATCAAAGCGCCGTTAAAGCACTTAATAGAGCATTGTTGAAATATTTTTATAACATTTCACAATGGGACATTCCTCAGGATTTTCTTTGTCCGCCTATTCCGGGCCGGGCCGATTATATTCACTATGTTGCCGATTTATTAGGGTCAAGCAATAAAGGTAAAAACCCTAAAGGAGCTAATATTAATGTATTGGATATTGGTGTAGGTGCAAACTGTATCTACCCGATTATTGGCCACCAGGAATATGGCTGGAGTTTCGTAGGTTCTGAGATCGATCCACTTTCGGTCGATTCGGCTAAGCGCATCATCGAAGCGAATAAACCCTTACAAGGGGCAGTAGAAATCCGTCAGCAATCTTCAAAAATGGGTATTTTCAGAGGCATTGTAGGTGGTAAAGAGCGTTTCGATGCCGTGGTTTGTAACCCACCGTTTCATGCTTCCTTAAAAGAAGCCGAGCAAGGTACCCGTCAGAAATGGCGTAACCTGGGCGGAAATGAAAAGGAAGTAAAACACGTATTAAACTTTGGTGGTAACAAGGCTGAACTTTGGTGCCCAGGCGGTGAACGTGCCTTTGTAGAACAGATGATTATCCAGAGCGAGCAGATCAAAAATCAGGTGTTATGGTTTACCTCATTGGTATCAAAAAGTGCTAACTTAAAAAGTATCTACAGCGCATTGGTTAAAGCAAATGCTTTTGAGGTAACCACCGTTCAAATGAGCCAAGGACAAAAAATAAGCCGTTTCGTAGCATGGACCTTTCATGACGAAGCTGCACAGGCAGAATGGGTAAAAGCCTGGAAAACGGAACCAAAACCAAAGGTAGAAAAGCCTAAGTCTGAAGCCAAAAGTCTTTAGTCAAATAAATAGTAAAGCAAAGCCGGATCAATGATTAAAGTTGGCCCGGCTTTTCGTTTTTAGGATTATGATACGGGAAAAGCCAAGCTACGTTCTGCGTTTATCATCTAAAACCAGTGCGAATAAATATGCTTAAATGGTTCTCACAGATTACACGGATGTTCGCAGATTTTGCACCTATAGAACCGTCAACTGAGAACTGTAAACTGCCTACTAATTAACCCGTTTTAGCCTCAAAAATATACCCAGCCAAAGCAGTTACTGCCATGGCAACCGTTCCCCAGAAACAAATCCGTAATATCCCTTTAACCATATTGGAGCCTCCTGCCTTTGCTGCAATTGCACCTGATAAGGCCAGGAACACAATAGCGAAACCGTATTGGTAAAACACCATCGATTTTATTGGGGCAAGAAAAGCAACTAAAAAAGGTAAAATACCGCCACTGATAAAGGAGGCTCCAGATGCAAAAGCAGCTTGAAGCGGTTTGGGCTGTGTAATTTCGTTAATACCCAGTTCATCTCTGGCATGTGTGCCTAAGGCATCTTTCTCGGTTAATTTTATGGCTACCTGCATGGCCAAATCTTCATCAAGCCCCTGCGCAACATATATCTTAGCGAGTTCTTTCAGTTCCAATTCGGGCATCGTTTCGAGTTCTATTTTCTCGCGTGCAAGATCTGCTTTTTCAATGTCGGACTGAGAACTTACCGAAACATATTCTCCAGCTGCCATGGATAATGCTCCGGCAACCAGCCCCGCTAGTGCCGCCAATACAATCGGACTTCTGGTGTCGCTCGCTGCGGCAATACCAATAACTAAACTGGCTGTAGAAATTATGCCGTCGTTGGCACCAAGCACTGCTGCCCTTAGCCAGCCCGTTCTATTGGTATAATGTTTTTCTAATTCCATTTTTGGTTACGTATGCTGTACTTGTAGTATTCAACATCCCCCTTCGAAGGGGGCAGGGGGATGAAAATATTGCAATAATCAAACTGTATCATCTCCCTACAATCCGAATTTCATCATTTCTTCTCGTAAACAATCAGAATAGTCAAATCATTACCGGCTTTTGGGGCAATGCCATGCGAACTACCTGGGCGGGTTAAAATGGCATCACCAGGTTTAACCGCAAAAGTTTTTCCATTCATCTGCATGGTTCCGTTTCCGCTGATCACATAATAAATTTCATCTTCCTTTTGCAAATGGTATCCTATGGAGGAGCCTGATTTCAAAGTCCTTTTTTTAAATACCGTTTTCAGGCTTTTGGCCTCACTAAAAAAGTTAAAGCCGATGGTTTTGCCTCCGCCGCTATGCGTACCAGGTTCCTCTTTGGCTACTTCAATATCGTTTTGAAGGATATATTTACTAGTATCGGTACTTTGGGCGTTAACCTTAACTGAAATAAAAATTGCAGCAAAAACGGTTACAATTGGGATTAATTTCTTCATGATATAGTTTTATTATTTGGTCTTCAAGCGTAAATTTAGGCGTTTTGCATGGATGTTGCGACAAGCACCAGCACTTTGTTACTAAACCAGATCGAAGTGGTTCTGGTTCTTCACCAGAAGTAACGGAGAGCGGGAGTGCAGCCCTCCAAAAGAACTGAACTGTTCATTTCCTAACCCTAAACATTAACATGTTCGATTTGAAAACGAGTGGTTTGTGGTTCTTGGCAAGTGAAGCCCTGCCATCCACTTTATCCCGATGAAACCTGTGAAACAAGCAAGCACACAATAAAAGACAAAACAGACAGTGCTTAAATCGGGATGCCCGTTCCTGTCAGGTTTATAATCGAAAGGCTTGCTTCTGATGTAGCACAAAAAGGATTTATTTTTTATACCTAAGCGCTAAAGGCAGTCTCAACTTTACTTCTGAATAAAGCCTATGACGGGCTACAGGTGCCATAAACCATTTCCTTACATTTTCCTGAAAAAACGGACTAAATAATATGGTTTTAGATTTGAATTCCAGTTCAATAATATTAGCTTTGCACAAAAAAAATATTGATACATGAGCGTTTTAGTAAATAAAGATTCTAAGGTTATCGTTCAGGGTTTTACCGGAAACGAAGGAACTTACCACGCTGAGCAGATGCTGGCCTATGGTACAAACGTAGTTGGTGGTGTAACGCCTGGCAAAGGTGGGCAATTGCATTTAGAAAAGCCTGTTTTTAATACTGTTAAAGATGCCGTTGATAAAACGGGTGCAAATGTATCTATCATTT from Flavobacterium sp. W4I14 includes these protein-coding regions:
- a CDS encoding beta-aspartyl-peptidase (threonine type) (product_source=KO:K13051; cath_funfam=3.60.20.30; cleavage_site_network=SignalP-noTM; cog=COG1446; ko=KO:K13051; pfam=PF01112; superfamily=56235) translates to MKRLKLLALFLFSALALQVSAQQKKYVMVIHGGAGTILKKNMSPEKEAAYIAALTKALNAGYAEIKAGKSSLDAVEATIHVLENDPHFNAGKGAVFTHDGRNELDAAIMDGKTLMAGSVAGVTTIKNPISAARAVMEKSEHVMMVGAGADQFAKEVGLEIVNPKYFWTKERWDGLQQAIKEDSTKAVLDHGSKKSELFGVKNHDYKFGTVGCVALDQAGNLAAGTSTGGMTNKKYGRVGDAPIIGAGTYCNNETAGISCTGWGEFYIRNVVAKTISDLMEYKGLSVAEASKIALDKVGKMGGDGGLIALDKKGNMTMPFNTEGMYRGAITADGRIEVSIYK
- a CDS encoding aerobic C4-dicarboxylate transport protein (product_source=KO:K11103; cath_funfam=1.10.3860.10; cog=COG1301; ko=KO:K11103; pfam=PF00375; superfamily=118215; transmembrane_helix_parts=Outside_1_9,TMhelix_10_32,Inside_33_44,TMhelix_45_67,Outside_68_81,TMhelix_82_104,Inside_105_193,TMhelix_194_213,Outside_214_227,TMhelix_228_250,Inside_251_302,TMhelix_303_325,Outside_326_334,TMhelix_335_357,Inside_358_428), with product MTLIEFVKKVFSNLTFQVILAIIIGINVGIFFPGFAPTAKLISQGFINLISMLIAPIIFFTIVLGIAHMGDMKKVGRVGGKALLYFEIVSTVAIAIGLLVANVLKPGVGMITKASDATKIVGYAEQAKDMNWAEFFLHIIPHNVIAAFAEGNILQILLFAILFGYGLNKLGGEGTSVLNAFDKISKVLFKIMKVIMRLAPIGAFGGMAFSIGTHGLESLVGMAKLMGSVYLTCILFIFIVLNGICRYYNFSLWAYLKYIRQEILIVLGTSSSESALPSMMQKMEAIGCDKSVVGLVIPTGYSFNLDGTAIYLAMAVIFLCQVFHVDLSLGQQITVLGVLMVTSKGAAGVTGSGFIVLVSTLTALKIMPIEHISILIGVDRFMSEARAITNVIGNGVATIVIAKSENQFDEAKYQKAIQPAMIEKAEEV
- a CDS encoding 23S rRNA (adenine1618-N6)-methyltransferase (product_source=KO:K06970; cath_funfam=3.40.50.150; cog=COG3129; ko=KO:K06970; pfam=PF05971; superfamily=53335) — translated: MAQEEQNNRKEKSELHPRNKHRSRYNFKQLIATSKELKRFVFKNEHNDDSIDFADQSAVKALNRALLKYFYNISQWDIPQDFLCPPIPGRADYIHYVADLLGSSNKGKNPKGANINVLDIGVGANCIYPIIGHQEYGWSFVGSEIDPLSVDSAKRIIEANKPLQGAVEIRQQSSKMGIFRGIVGGKERFDAVVCNPPFHASLKEAEQGTRQKWRNLGGNEKEVKHVLNFGGNKAELWCPGGERAFVEQMIIQSEQIKNQVLWFTSLVSKSANLKSIYSALVKANAFEVTTVQMSQGQKISRFVAWTFHDEAAQAEWVKAWKTEPKPKVEKPKSEAKSL
- a CDS encoding VIT1/CCC1 family predicted Fe2+/Mn2+ transporter (product_source=COG1814; cog=COG1814; ko=KO:K22736; pfam=PF01988; superfamily=81340; transmembrane_helix_parts=Inside_1_12,TMhelix_13_35,Outside_36_44,TMhelix_45_67,Inside_68_146,TMhelix_147_169,Outside_170_172,TMhelix_173_195,Inside_196_201,TMhelix_202_224,Outside_225_229), with the protein product MELEKHYTNRTGWLRAAVLGANDGIISTASLVIGIAAASDTRSPIVLAALAGLVAGALSMAAGEYVSVSSQSDIEKADLAREKIELETMPELELKELAKIYVAQGLDEDLAMQVAIKLTEKDALGTHARDELGINEITQPKPLQAAFASGASFISGGILPFLVAFLAPIKSMVFYQYGFAIVFLALSGAIAAKAGGSNMVKGILRICFWGTVAMAVTALAGYIFEAKTG
- a CDS encoding mannose-6-phosphate isomerase-like protein (cupin superfamily) (product_source=COG0662; cath_funfam=2.60.120.10; cleavage_site_network=SignalP-noTM; cog=COG0662; pfam=PF07883; superfamily=51182); the protein is MKKLIPIVTVFAAIFISVKVNAQSTDTSKYILQNDIEVAKEEPGTHSGGGKTIGFNFFSEAKSLKTVFKKRTLKSGSSIGYHLQKEDEIYYVISGNGTMQMNGKTFAVKPGDAILTRPGSSHGIAPKAGNDLTILIVYEKK